A genomic stretch from Lepisosteus oculatus isolate fLepOcu1 chromosome 7, fLepOcu1.hap2, whole genome shotgun sequence includes:
- the slc15a5 gene encoding solute carrier family 15 member 5 translates to MDSTDSSLAGQWHTTAYTMAVIDLKGFQEKPFSPQPSESRKRKKASGRLSDRLYARKKLQVIICILLVELCERFTFFGIVCNMILFCTVKLGYDNYQAATVNLAFVGTSTLTPVLVGWFAESCLGKTKVLYLCALLHFFGTAMLPAVAFPFEDFYIDTHHIMHTVAKKEQQILFYTGLLAVSLGIGGIRAILCPLAAYSLQDYNQHELFSFFNWFYWIVNLNSMVVFVGIAYIQQSVAKNLGFLIPFTSVLLALIAIHMARNNLTFRPKKGGSMLATFGVFLNSLKMSCIRYRLLSGDVTCWLDRAKENNGGRYSEAHVENVKILVKLFPLFALQLAYRACVTQIPSGYYIQTMNSNLNINGFLLPIAAMNVVSILPLLVFAPVLECIASCSLALQKGGLSPTALIFAGHLCAAVSAIAAGLLEIHRKGFPTMEQVLSGKVLHVSSMICFQLVPHYILLGVAEALVTPACSLISFRLAPGSVRGISMNFLTLSYGGGCFLGALVIQLVYVLSGGTCFPNSLSNGHLERFFFLLASLMAINAAIFWKVSYRYSDLSEEPGQDIKSSILAEKLLQHKKCLRFYDSTVECSHTFTSMKTVL, encoded by the exons ATGGATTCCACAGACAGCTCATTAGCTGGTCAGTGGCACACAACAGCATATACTATGGCAGTCATAGACCTGAAGGGTTTTCAGGAAAAGCCCTTTTCGCCCCAGCCTTCTGAAAGCAGGAAGAGGAAGAAAGCCTCTGGAAGGCTTTCTGACAGACTCTATGCAAGAAAGAAGCTCCAAGTAATCATCTGCATCCTGCTGGTGGAGCTCTGTGAGAGGTTCACATTTTTTGGGATTGTCTGCAACATGATCCTCTTCTGCACTGTCAAGCTGGGGTATGACAACTATCAAGCTGCCACTGTCAACTTGGCCTTTGTGGGGACCAGTACTCTTACGCCTGTTTTGGTGGGTTGGTTTGCAGAGTCTTGTCTGGGGAAGACCAAAGTGCTTTATTTATGTGCCCTGCTCCATTTTTTCG GTACTGCTATGCTTCCTGCAGTGGCTTTCCCCTTTGAAGATTTCTACATTGACACACACCACATTATGCACACTGTAGCTAAAAAGGAGCAGCAGATTCTCTTTTACACCGGGCTCCTGGCTGTCTCTCTGGGAATAGGGGGAATCAGAGCCATTCTCTGCCCATTGGCTGCCTATAGCCTGCAAGACTACAACCAGCATGAGCTATTCTCCTTCTTTAACTG GTTTTACTGGATCGTGAATCTGAATTCAATGGTAGTGTTTGTGGGCATAGCTTATATACAGCAATCTGTGGCTAAAAACCTTGGCTTTCTCATTCCTTTTACCTCTGTCCTGCTGGCGCTCATTGCCATCCACATGGCACGCAACAATCTCACCTTCCGTCCCAAGAAAG GGGGTTCAATGCTGGCCACATTCGGGGTCTTCCTGAATTCTCTGAAAATGAGCTGCATCAGATATCGTCTCCTCAGTGGTGACGTGACATGCTGGCTGGACCGGGCAAAGGAAAATAATGGAGGACGCTACAGCGAGGCTCAtgttgaaaatgtgaaaatcctGGTCAAGCTCTTCCCCCTGTTTGCCCTGCAGCTTGCCTACCGAGCTTGTGTCACACAG ATTCCTTCTGGCTATTACATACAAACCATGAATTCCAACCTGAATATCAATGGATTTCTTCTACCTATCGCAGCGATGAATGTGGTCAGCATTCTGCCCTTATTAGTGTTTGCGCCTGTGTTGGAGTGCATTGCCTCCTGCTCCTTGGCCTTGCAGAAAGGTGGCCTGTCTCCAACTGCACTGATAT TTGCTGGTCACCTCTGTGCTGCAGTCTCAGCAATTGCTGCTGGGCTATTGGAGATACACAGGAAAGGGTTCCCTACTATGGAGCAGGTTCTCTCAGGGAAAGTCCTGCATGTCTCATCCATGATCTGTTTCCAGCTGGTGCCTCACTATATTCTTTTGGGGGTAGCAGAAGCATTGGTCACTCCAGCCT GCTCGCTCATATCATTTCGCCTGGCTCCTGGCAGTGTTCGGGGAATCTCCATGAACTTTCTCACTCTCTCCTATGGAGGGGGCTGCTTTCTTGGGGCGCTCGTTATTCAGCTGGTGTATGTGCTCTCAGGAG GTACCTGCTTTCCAAATAGCTTGAGCAATGGTCATTTGGAAAGATTCTTCTTTCTGCTAGCTTCTTTAATGGCCATAAATGCAGCCATATTCTGGAAGGTGTCTTACAG
- the LOC102695594 gene encoding microsomal glutathione S-transferase 1 produces MAEISQMIDSEVFLAFATYATIVILKMMFMAPLTGYFRMTRKAFANPEDVSLRSKIEDEKKKMLRTDPDVERVRRCHQNDLENIVPFVVIGLLYALTGPDLYSAVLHFRVFVGSRFFHTIAYVTPLPQPSRGLSWMVGMGVTFSMAYRVLSTGLYL; encoded by the exons atggcaGAGATATCTCAGATGATTGACAGCGAGGTGTTCCTGGCTTTTGCCACCTACGCTACTATTGTCATTCTGAAAATGATGTTCATGGCACCCCTGACTGGATACTTCCGGATGACAAGGAAG GCTTTTGCTAACCCAGAAGATGTTTCACTTAGAAGCAAGATTGAGGATGAGAAAAAGAAGATGCTTCGTACAGATCCTGATGTTGAACGAGTCAGAAG ATGCCATCAGAATGACTTGGAAAACATAGTTCCGTTTGTGGTGATTGGACTGTTGTATGCACTGACTGGACCAGATCTCTATTCCGCCGTGCTCCACTTCCGGGTTTTTGTGGGCTCTCGGTTCTTTCACACCATCGCTTATGTGACCCCCCTTCCTCAGCCGAGCAGGGGTCTGTCCTGGATGGTGGGTATGGGGGTCACCTTCTCCATGGCATACAGGGTTCTCAGCACAGGGCTGTACCTCTGA